One genomic region from Bos indicus isolate NIAB-ARS_2022 breed Sahiwal x Tharparkar chromosome 17, NIAB-ARS_B.indTharparkar_mat_pri_1.0, whole genome shotgun sequence encodes:
- the SIRT4 gene encoding NAD-dependent protein lipoamidase sirtuin-4, mitochondrial isoform X1 — protein sequence MNYISQNANIARLSLLGVKCPLSCGSMRMSFGLTFKRTAKVHWRANFSQQCSLRSTGLFVPPSPPLDPEKVKELQRFITLSKRLLVMTGAGISTESGIPDYRSEKVGLYARTDRRPIQHGDFVRSAPVRQRYWARNFVGWPQFSSRQPNPAHWALSNWERLGKLHWLVTQNVDALHTKAGSQRLTELHGCMHRVLCLDCGEQTPRGVLQERFQVLNPTWSAEAHGLAPDGDVFLTEEEVQSFQVPSCSRCGGPLKPDVVFFGDTVKPDKVDFVHKRVKEADSLLVVGSSLQVYSGYRFILTAREKKLPIVILNIGPTRSDDLASLKLDSRCGELLPLIDPR from the exons ATGAACTACATTTCCCAAAATGCAAATATAGCCCGTCTGTCCCTGTTGGGCGTAAAGTGTCCCTTAAGCTGTGGAAG caTGAGGATGAGCTTTGGGTTAACTTTCAAAAGGACAGCAAAAGTCCACTGGAGGGCAAACTTCAGCCAGCAGTGCTCACTCAGATCCACTGGGTTATTTGTGCCACCAAGTCCTCCTCTGGACCCTGAGAAGGTCAAAGAGTTACAACGCTTCATCACCCTTTCCAAGAGGCTCCTAGTAATGACCGGGGCAGGAATCTCCACCGAGTCAGGGATCCCAGACTACAGGTCAGAAAAGGTGGGACTTTATGCCCGCACAGACCGGAGGCCTATCCAGCATGGGGATTTTGTACGGAGCGCTCCCGTCCGCCAGCGGTACTGGGCTAGAAACTTTGTGGGCTGGCCTCAGTTCTCCTCCCGCCAGCCTAACCCTGCACACTGGGCTTTGAGCAACTGGGAGAGACTCGGAAAGCTGCACTGGTTGGTGACCCAAAACGTGGATGCCTTGCATACCAAGGCGGGGAGTCAGCGCCTAACAGAACTGCACGGATGCATGCACAG GGTCCTCTGCTTGGATTGTGGGGAGCAGACTCCCCGTGGGGTGCTGCAGGAGCGGTTCCAAGTCCTGAACCCAACCTGGAGTGCCGAGGCCCACGGCCTGGCTCCCGACGGCGATGTCTTTCTCACCGAGGAGGAGGTACAGAGCTTCCAGGTCCCATCCTGCTCTCGATGTGGGGGCCCCCTGAAACCAGACGTCGTCTTCTTCGGGGACACGGTGAAGCCTGACAAGGTTGATTTTGTGCACAAGAGGGTGAAAGAAGCTGACTCCCTCCTGGTGGTGGGATCATCCTTGCAG GTGTACTCAGGTTACAGGTTCATCCTCACTGCCCGAGAGAAGAAGCTGCCCATCGTGATACTGAACATTGGGCCCACGCGGTCCGATGACCTGGCATCTCTGAAACTGGATTCTCGTTGTGGAGAGTTGCTGCCATTAATAGACCCACGCTGA
- the PLA2G1B gene encoding phospholipase A2, translating to MRLLVLAALLTVGAGQAGLNSRALWQFNGMIKCKIPSSEPLLDFNNYGCYCGLGGSGTPVDDLDRCCQTHDNCYKQAKKLDSCKVLVDNPYTNNYSYSCSNNEITCSSENNACEAFICNCDRNAAICFSKVPYNKEHKNLDKKNC from the exons ATGAGACTCCTGGTGTTGGCTGCTCTGCTCACAG TGGGCGCTGGCCAGGCCGGCCTCAACTCGAGGGCGTTATGGCAGTTCAACGGCATGATTAAGTGCAAGATCCCCAGCAGTGAACCATTGCTGGATTTCAACAACTATGGCTGCTATTGTGGCCTGGGTGGATCAGGGACCCCTGTGGATGATCTGGACAG gtGCTGCCAGACGCACGACAACTGCTACAAACAAGCCAAGAAACTGGACAGCTGTAAAGTCCTCGTGGACAATCCCTACACCAACAACTACTCCTACTCATGTTCTAACAATGAGATCACCTGCAGCA GCGAAAACAATGCCTGTGAGGCCTTCATCTGCAACTGTGACCGCAATGCCGCCATCTGCTTCTCAAAGGTGCCATACAACAAGGAGCACAAGAACCTGGACAAGAAGAACTGCTAG
- the SIRT4 gene encoding NAD-dependent protein lipoamidase sirtuin-4, mitochondrial isoform X2 has protein sequence MGSMRMSFGLTFKRTAKVHWRANFSQQCSLRSTGLFVPPSPPLDPEKVKELQRFITLSKRLLVMTGAGISTESGIPDYRSEKVGLYARTDRRPIQHGDFVRSAPVRQRYWARNFVGWPQFSSRQPNPAHWALSNWERLGKLHWLVTQNVDALHTKAGSQRLTELHGCMHRVLCLDCGEQTPRGVLQERFQVLNPTWSAEAHGLAPDGDVFLTEEEVQSFQVPSCSRCGGPLKPDVVFFGDTVKPDKVDFVHKRVKEADSLLVVGSSLQVYSGYRFILTAREKKLPIVILNIGPTRSDDLASLKLDSRCGELLPLIDPR, from the exons atgggcag caTGAGGATGAGCTTTGGGTTAACTTTCAAAAGGACAGCAAAAGTCCACTGGAGGGCAAACTTCAGCCAGCAGTGCTCACTCAGATCCACTGGGTTATTTGTGCCACCAAGTCCTCCTCTGGACCCTGAGAAGGTCAAAGAGTTACAACGCTTCATCACCCTTTCCAAGAGGCTCCTAGTAATGACCGGGGCAGGAATCTCCACCGAGTCAGGGATCCCAGACTACAGGTCAGAAAAGGTGGGACTTTATGCCCGCACAGACCGGAGGCCTATCCAGCATGGGGATTTTGTACGGAGCGCTCCCGTCCGCCAGCGGTACTGGGCTAGAAACTTTGTGGGCTGGCCTCAGTTCTCCTCCCGCCAGCCTAACCCTGCACACTGGGCTTTGAGCAACTGGGAGAGACTCGGAAAGCTGCACTGGTTGGTGACCCAAAACGTGGATGCCTTGCATACCAAGGCGGGGAGTCAGCGCCTAACAGAACTGCACGGATGCATGCACAG GGTCCTCTGCTTGGATTGTGGGGAGCAGACTCCCCGTGGGGTGCTGCAGGAGCGGTTCCAAGTCCTGAACCCAACCTGGAGTGCCGAGGCCCACGGCCTGGCTCCCGACGGCGATGTCTTTCTCACCGAGGAGGAGGTACAGAGCTTCCAGGTCCCATCCTGCTCTCGATGTGGGGGCCCCCTGAAACCAGACGTCGTCTTCTTCGGGGACACGGTGAAGCCTGACAAGGTTGATTTTGTGCACAAGAGGGTGAAAGAAGCTGACTCCCTCCTGGTGGTGGGATCATCCTTGCAG GTGTACTCAGGTTACAGGTTCATCCTCACTGCCCGAGAGAAGAAGCTGCCCATCGTGATACTGAACATTGGGCCCACGCGGTCCGATGACCTGGCATCTCTGAAACTGGATTCTCGTTGTGGAGAGTTGCTGCCATTAATAGACCCACGCTGA
- the SIRT4 gene encoding NAD-dependent protein lipoamidase sirtuin-4, mitochondrial isoform X3, whose translation MRMSFGLTFKRTAKVHWRANFSQQCSLRSTGLFVPPSPPLDPEKVKELQRFITLSKRLLVMTGAGISTESGIPDYRSEKVGLYARTDRRPIQHGDFVRSAPVRQRYWARNFVGWPQFSSRQPNPAHWALSNWERLGKLHWLVTQNVDALHTKAGSQRLTELHGCMHRVLCLDCGEQTPRGVLQERFQVLNPTWSAEAHGLAPDGDVFLTEEEVQSFQVPSCSRCGGPLKPDVVFFGDTVKPDKVDFVHKRVKEADSLLVVGSSLQVYSGYRFILTAREKKLPIVILNIGPTRSDDLASLKLDSRCGELLPLIDPR comes from the exons aTGAGGATGAGCTTTGGGTTAACTTTCAAAAGGACAGCAAAAGTCCACTGGAGGGCAAACTTCAGCCAGCAGTGCTCACTCAGATCCACTGGGTTATTTGTGCCACCAAGTCCTCCTCTGGACCCTGAGAAGGTCAAAGAGTTACAACGCTTCATCACCCTTTCCAAGAGGCTCCTAGTAATGACCGGGGCAGGAATCTCCACCGAGTCAGGGATCCCAGACTACAGGTCAGAAAAGGTGGGACTTTATGCCCGCACAGACCGGAGGCCTATCCAGCATGGGGATTTTGTACGGAGCGCTCCCGTCCGCCAGCGGTACTGGGCTAGAAACTTTGTGGGCTGGCCTCAGTTCTCCTCCCGCCAGCCTAACCCTGCACACTGGGCTTTGAGCAACTGGGAGAGACTCGGAAAGCTGCACTGGTTGGTGACCCAAAACGTGGATGCCTTGCATACCAAGGCGGGGAGTCAGCGCCTAACAGAACTGCACGGATGCATGCACAG GGTCCTCTGCTTGGATTGTGGGGAGCAGACTCCCCGTGGGGTGCTGCAGGAGCGGTTCCAAGTCCTGAACCCAACCTGGAGTGCCGAGGCCCACGGCCTGGCTCCCGACGGCGATGTCTTTCTCACCGAGGAGGAGGTACAGAGCTTCCAGGTCCCATCCTGCTCTCGATGTGGGGGCCCCCTGAAACCAGACGTCGTCTTCTTCGGGGACACGGTGAAGCCTGACAAGGTTGATTTTGTGCACAAGAGGGTGAAAGAAGCTGACTCCCTCCTGGTGGTGGGATCATCCTTGCAG GTGTACTCAGGTTACAGGTTCATCCTCACTGCCCGAGAGAAGAAGCTGCCCATCGTGATACTGAACATTGGGCCCACGCGGTCCGATGACCTGGCATCTCTGAAACTGGATTCTCGTTGTGGAGAGTTGCTGCCATTAATAGACCCACGCTGA